The genomic region TACCAAATGTATATCTTCCGGGtcggaagagaaaaatcatGAAAGGCCGTGCGGgtgggtttattttaaaaattgcttATAAGATAAGTATAGATCTTTCGGGATGGAAGAAATTATCAGCAAAGGCCGTGTGAGTtgagtgaaaagaaaagatgacATTGAAATTGAAGTAAACATTGTAACAGAGAAAGATTATAGTATAAAAAAGAATGATCAGTCCTCCTACCAAAGATAAAGCCCGATGCTTCCCAACGTTCCGTATCGTGTATTCCGGAAACACATTAAGTGTTTTCATGCTGTCCGGTCAGCAGAATCCGCCCGTGACTCATTTGTGCGATAAAATTTTAAGCGTTTAAGGTTCGCTTCATGCTGTCCAGTCCATCACCTCCACCATCTatcacatggcgaccgtgacggGAATTGGTGCGCGTACTAAGTAAGAATGAGtgaagtgacttaaagattcgaatcatcgtgatgaTTGTTCAGTCTGTTTCAAATCtcaaaaagagttgttattttcatcactaaTTGATACCATcactgaagaagaaaaaatcgcGGAACAAACATTCTGTACTGGCAAAAGAATTCTGGTCGTGGATATCAAAACAACTCGAACCAAAGAAATCAGTATGCCTACGTTGCAGAAGCAACTGAAACTCAGCAAGATCATACCAATAACCAATAAGGAGAATTGGGGCAGCTCACACAGTAAGCGTAACTGTCTCGTAATATCGTAAacattgaattaaaattttcgTACAATAGGTGTACCCTGTTGGTAGACACTGGTGAAACGATGCAATCTTGCTTGCATTGCGTTTCGGTCACGGGTCAGTGTACGCTTGGAACCGGGCGTTATCAACAGCGCAGCCCATCGATCACCGTTGGCGGAACGCCTTCGCCAAATGAGTTAGTTCAGcgtagggaaaaaaagaagatctAAGGAAAGACGCCCTCCGACTACACGATACGACTCCCTCCGAAAGTCAGCCCGCTACATCTGGTGACAGCGGAAAAACTGCTACAAAGTAGTCGGAACGCCGTTGGTAAGTAAGAGGTAAGTATAAGTAACCATTTAAGTTGGGAAATCCGAAAAAgtgtttaacactagaactaccggaacagtcattttgactggtcaggtacttttttaatcacatttatttcttaaatttgaacaattctaccaaatgttaatgcatgACTTTCACACATTCGATGGAATCTTTATTTTGCTAAAGTTTcacggtagttctagtgttaagtaTAAGATTAAGTTGTGTACTTTAGCCTAAGCcaagtgaaaagtgtttgGCACATTTATTCTCGTTACAAGCCGAGTAATTCTTTGCAAGCGTCGAAAGAGCAGTATACACATAAGTGCTTAAGCTggaatttttcaatcaaagcaAAGTTATTGACCTGGTtttgaacattaaaaaaattgtgttcGTATTTCCCACGGAGGAAGCCATCAAGTGTATTCCGTAGTTCAATGGAGCTCCGAAGGAACTGAACAAGTTCCTATATCTGGCGGAGATGTTCGCCAAGACAATACCGATTGGAGATTCAGAAGAACCTCTGATTCAGGTAGAAATGCTCAAGCTGGTAGGGAAAGCAGCTGAGCAGTTTAACAGAGTTTCCGCAAAGTTATGAGAGGATGTAAAATCTAACCTCGTCCTCGATTTGGTAAAATTTGAAGAACTTTTCGAGCAAGTGGAAACTTTGCAACAAGGTAAGCAAGaaagttgaacaaaataaaaatatttagaagTATACTGGGAATAATATGACGAACGAGTCATGTGGGCCACGCAATTTACGGGTTCATTTTTTGGCAGGGTTGAAGGACCAAATTTTAAAGACCTTGGCAACAACCCAAGCTTCCATGCCATTGGACGACTTGTTGGAGTTCCTTGTGAAGCGACCCAGCTTGTCCAACAGCTAGCCCCAACCGTCTTCCACCTCAAGCCACCAACCGCCAGCCAAGATCGCCAACAAACATCGACGTCAGCAGAGAGAACACTCCGCAACCACGGAAGCTCGCCGGGCATGACACATCGCGAACGCGCGCGGCGAAAACGCAAACATCGCGTCAACAGAACCTAGCCAAGGTCGAAAACCGCCAGCAAACATCGCGTCAGCAGAACACAGCCAAGGTCGGAACCCGCACAGCTCGCATGGCTCATCGTGCCGAAAACCCATCGTCAGCAGAATTCAGCGGCGCACCTACGACACCGTCACCTAACGGTAGGATCGCGTAACAATGACAACTTTACTTGAGCTTGACCTGGTTATGAGTTGTGTACAGCGGAAGAAGAAATGTTGATCGCGGAAGTTAAGATGTTCGGCCCTATTCCGGGGAACGGTCGTTCCCGGGAAGGGTCGTTCCCGACGATTTGACAGTATAACAGAAGGCGTTACAGTAGGCGGTATTTTTACAGCCGAAATCAATCGTGTCGTTTGTTTACtgtagtttgtttacttttgaatttGGATTTGTGAGATTACAATTGCTcgaaacatgaattttattcattttcctatCATAAATGATGCTGAAAACatcagaaaattaaatatgtaTCGGCGAAAGCTTCGGTTAAACTCGAATCCAAAACAGCTTTCTGATACAATGTAGGTAACGAAAAGAATTTCATTTGGACCATGAATGTAACCTATTTACATTTCAGGTTTCAACAAAACTTTAGGATATCCAAAGATATTTTCATGGATATTGTGTCCTTGATTGGACCCCACATAGCCGCTCGGACCGATTATGGTTTGACGGAGGAACAAAAATTAGCAGCTTGTTTGCGGTACTTTGGTGAAGGAAGATATCAGCATGGAACTGGAAAAGATTTCCATGTTGCAATGGCGCAGTCAACGTTCTCGAAGGTGCTACGTGATGTACTTCCACCAATGCAATCCCTTTTGGGCGACtggataaaattaattatgacCGAAGAAGAACGAATTGAGGCTAAggaatattttttccaaaagagTGGCCTTCCTGATGTGGTGATGTGTGTAGATGGAACacacatcaaaataaaaaaacctaagCTACGGCCATTGCAGTATATGAACCGAAAAAAATTTTACAGCATAAATGCTATGATAGTAAGTATAACGATATATGATATTATATGAGCTTTTatcgaaaattttaatatttccagGTATGCGATCATAAAAACCGAATTCGAGCAATCGATGCCCGGTTTGCTGGGTCGCATCATGACGCACACATTTGGAGGGTTAGTCCAATAAGCAAGCATTTTATGGATCGACACAGAAATGGATTCAACGATAAATTGCTAGGTACATTTATAACAAGAAGTTGTGAAGAATGTTATTAACTGATTGTCTTTTTGATCCAGAGCCTTACAGGGATCCAGATTCAGGGTCTCCAGAATCTGAATTTAATAGGAAGCATTCGTCTGGACGTATGATAGTGGAGAGGACAATCGGTTTGCTCAAGAGTAGATTTAGATGCTTGTTAGGAGTAGATGGAATATTAAATTATGAACCGCAAAAATGTGCACAAATTATTAATGTATGTTGTGCTTTACACAACATATGTGTTGAAAATAATATAGAATGGAACCTCCATTTCCAATCTTTACTAGAAGATGTGGGAAATGATTCcgattaaaaaataatcgaaaaaacaaacatttactgtttttgtctttttatttctaGTTCTTCCCGTTTCAAGGCAATTTTCTTGTTAGCTATTTCTATTtctaattcaatttttttttcttctagtaCTTTGTAGTACTCGATCCTATCTTTTTCGAGAGCTAGCCTCtccttttctattttcttcttccactcaaatttttccttttccaagtTCAACTGTTTTTCAATAAGATCATTTTTTCGAGCCATAAGGCTATTATATTTTCGCTGCTCAAATAATTGCAGCTCGGCTATTGACCGTTTTTTCGGCCTAGCTGCACCTATTTGCCGCAATGATAGGGGCGTTTGTCCACGTGTTGGCGTCGAAGCAGGTGTTGACGGATCCACCGATGGTTCCATCGTTGGTTGTATCGATGGATCCGCAGATGGTTCCACCGATGGTTCCACCGTTGGATCCACCACTGGTTCAGGCGATGGTGCAGGGGTTGCTGATTGGGAAAAACCCATTCCCATTACTGGAACATCAGCGTTCCCAATTACAACCTTTTTCAAATCCAATATCGCGATGGCCTGCTCCTCGAGCTGCGAAAATGCCTTGATCGAACAAGGCCCTCCGCCGGTTGATTGGTACTCGCGATTGTTGTGGGCGAGCTTCTTTTTAAGGCCATATTTATAGCCTTGCCAAGCCTGGAACGAAGTAAAAACATTCATGGGTTAATTGATATgggtaatattttgtttgatatAACACGCTTACCCTTTTCCACCCGGTTCCATCTTTCGATGGAGGACCAAGGGGGTTTAATTTGCCTGCTACGGCGTTCCAAAATGTTGGACTTCCCACGCACTTATCCTGCGCAACGTCGGGATTGTCCTCTATGAGCAAAAGAAGTTCCCTGGGGTGAATTGGGTCTTCGTAATACCCTTACGTTTAttctaaaaaataaagaattgtATTAGGATAACTGAATAATaactgaactttttttttaaataaatcaattaccTCCATTATTAATTCCTTGACAATTTATTAAttaatcaaaacaatttcacaCAGCTCAAACAATCCACACTAGTCCGTGCTCCACTTGCTACTGAACCGGTACCTGTACGGCTCACGCAAATTTGAACGAAATACATGAACTTACCATTCATGAAAATcacattgcattgcattggtTGCCATAGAAACAAGCGCGCTTGAGGGAATGGTCGGATCGTTATAGCCACCAGGTTAACTGAGG from Anopheles coustani chromosome 3, idAnoCousDA_361_x.2, whole genome shotgun sequence harbors:
- the LOC131264928 gene encoding putative nuclease HARBI1 is translated as MALGTTIPPPNIRTIPQVGRSWIYLSRFAPDMTDEDVRTLVTTQVVRKCDCATFQQNFRISKDIFMDIVSLIGPHIAARTDYGLTEEQKLAACLRYFGEGRYQHGTGKDFHVAMAQSTFSKVLRDVLPPMQSLLGDWIKLIMTEEERIEAKEYFFQKSGLPDVVMCVDGTHIKIKKPKLRPLQYMNRKKFYSINAMIVCDHKNRIRAIDARFAGSHHDAHIWRVSPISKHFMDRHRNGFNDKLLGTFITRKPYRDPDSGSPESEFNRKHSSGRMIVERTIGLLKSRFRCLLGVDGILNYEPQKCAQIINVCCALHNICVENNIEWNLHFQSLLEDVGNDSD
- the LOC131264939 gene encoding uncharacterized protein LOC131264939; protein product: MNGYYEDPIHPRELLLLIEDNPDVAQDKCVGSPTFWNAVAGKLNPLGPPSKDGTGWKRAWQGYKYGLKKKLAHNNREYQSTGGGPCSIKAFSQLEEQAIAILDLKKVVIGNADVPVMGMGFSQSATPAPSPEPVVDPTVEPSVEPSADPSIQPTMEPSVDPSTPASTPTRGQTPLSLRQIGAARPKKRSIAELQLFEQRKYNSLMARKNDLIEKQLNLEKEKFEWKKKIEKERLALEKDRIEYYKVLEEKKIELEIEIANKKIALKREELEIKRQKQ